From a single Staphylococcus epidermidis genomic region:
- the mraY gene encoding phospho-N-acetylmuramoyl-pentapeptide-transferase, which yields MIFIYAIIALLITFILVPILIPTLKRMKFGQSIREEGPQSHMKKTGTPTMGGLTFLISIIISSIIAIIFVDHSNPIILLLFVTIGFGLIGFIDDYIIVVKKNNQGLTSKQKFLAQIIIAVIFFVLSDVFHLVHFTTDLHIPFVNFDIPLSFAYVIFIVFWQVGFSNAVNLTDGLDGLATGLSIIGFAMYAVMSYMLDSPAIGIFCIIMIFALLGFLPYNLNPAKVFMGDTGSLALGGIFATISIMLNQELSLILIGFVFVVETLSVMLQVASYKLTKKRIFKMSPIHHHFELSGWGEWKVVTVFWTVGLITGLIGLWIGVH from the coding sequence ATGATCTTTATATACGCAATCATCGCATTACTGATAACATTTATTTTAGTCCCTATACTTATTCCAACATTGAAACGTATGAAGTTTGGACAAAGTATCCGTGAGGAAGGGCCTCAAAGCCATATGAAAAAAACAGGTACTCCTACTATGGGTGGGCTTACATTTTTAATTAGTATTATAATTTCCTCTATCATTGCAATTATCTTTGTAGACCATTCAAATCCAATTATTTTGTTACTATTTGTAACAATCGGTTTTGGTCTTATTGGATTTATTGATGACTATATTATTGTAGTTAAAAAGAATAACCAAGGATTAACTAGTAAACAAAAGTTTCTAGCACAAATAATTATTGCAGTTATATTCTTTGTGCTAAGTGATGTATTTCACCTTGTGCATTTTACGACAGATTTGCATATTCCATTTGTGAATTTTGATATTCCGTTGTCATTTGCTTACGTGATATTTATCGTCTTTTGGCAAGTTGGTTTCTCAAATGCTGTAAACTTAACTGATGGTTTAGATGGATTGGCAACCGGTTTGTCAATAATAGGTTTTGCAATGTATGCTGTAATGAGTTACATGTTAGATTCACCGGCTATTGGCATATTTTGTATTATAATGATTTTCGCTTTACTAGGTTTCTTACCTTACAATTTAAATCCAGCGAAAGTTTTCATGGGAGACACAGGAAGTCTTGCTCTAGGTGGTATTTTTGCAACGATTTCAATCATGTTGAATCAAGAATTATCATTAATATTAATTGGTTTTGTGTTTGTAGTTGAGACATTATCTGTAATGTTACAAGTAGCCTCATATAAATTAACGAAGAAACGTATTTTCAAGATGAGTCCTATACATCACCACTTCGAATTAAGTGGTTGGGGTGAATGGAAGGTAGTAACAGTATTTTGGACGGTAGGTTTAATTACAGGATTAATAGGTTTATGGATTGGAGTGCATTAA
- a CDS encoding penicillin-binding protein, translated as MAKRKIKIKKNKIGAVLLVGLFGLLFFILVLRFSYVMITGHSNGQDLIMKANEKYLVKNSQQPERGKIYDRNGKVLAEDVERYKLVAVVDKKASKESKKPRHVVDKKKTAKKLAEIIDMDADEIEKRLNNKKAFQIEFGQKGTNLTYQEKEKIEKMKLPGIALYPETERFYPNGNFASHLIGMAQKDPDTGELNGALGVEKIFNSYLNGSRGALKYIHDIWGGYIAPNTKKEQQPKRGDDVHLTIDSNIQVFVEEALDDMVERYAPKDLFAVVMDAKTGEILAYSQRPTFNPETGKDFGKKWANDLYQNTYEPGSTFKTYGLAAAIQEGKFKPDEKYKSGHRNIMGSEISDWNKTGWGRIPMSLGFTYSSNTLMMHLQDLVGADKMKSWYERFGFGKKTGGMFDGEAAGNIGWANELQQKTSAFGQSTTVTPAQMIQAQSAFFNKGNMLKPWFVSSIDNPITKKNYYSGKKEFAGKPVTEETANKVEEELDKVVNSKKSHAMNYRVKGYDIEGKTGTAQVADSNGGGYVKGENPYFVSFIGDAPKKKPKVIVYAGMSLAQKNDQEAYEMGVSKAFKPIMENTLKYLNVGKSSDTSSKTDYSKVPNVQGDEVQKAEDSVNAQSLKPITIGNGKQIKQQSVKSGTKVLPHSKVMLMTDGELTMPDMTGWTKEDVLAFEDLTKIKVSTKGNGFVTNQSISKGQIIKNKDKIEVSLSAEDTDDDQEKTDEDSSDNKSKKDKADEDHSNTSSSTKNDKSNADSKNDSDDSTNETSGSERNN; from the coding sequence ATGGCGAAGCGAAAAATTAAAATTAAAAAAAATAAAATAGGAGCAGTCCTACTTGTTGGTTTATTCGGACTGCTCTTTTTTATATTGGTGCTAAGGTTTTCTTATGTAATGATTACTGGCCACTCTAATGGTCAAGATTTAATTATGAAAGCAAATGAGAAATACTTAGTCAAAAATTCTCAACAACCAGAACGAGGTAAGATTTATGATCGTAATGGTAAAGTTTTAGCAGAAGATGTAGAAAGATATAAACTTGTTGCAGTTGTGGATAAAAAAGCAAGTAAAGAAAGTAAAAAGCCGCGACACGTGGTTGATAAAAAAAAGACAGCAAAAAAATTAGCTGAAATCATAGATATGGACGCTGACGAAATAGAAAAACGACTTAATAATAAGAAAGCCTTTCAAATCGAATTTGGTCAGAAAGGTACTAATTTAACTTATCAAGAAAAAGAAAAAATAGAGAAAATGAAATTACCTGGTATAGCACTTTACCCAGAAACTGAGCGGTTTTATCCTAATGGTAATTTTGCCTCCCATTTAATAGGGATGGCACAGAAAGATCCTGATACTGGTGAATTAAATGGTGCATTAGGTGTTGAAAAAATATTCAATAGTTATTTAAATGGATCAAGAGGTGCACTTAAATATATACATGATATATGGGGGGGCTACATCGCACCTAATACGAAGAAAGAGCAGCAACCTAAACGTGGAGACGATGTACACTTAACAATTGATTCTAATATACAAGTCTTTGTGGAAGAAGCTCTTGATGACATGGTTGAACGCTATGCTCCAAAAGATTTATTTGCAGTAGTAATGGACGCAAAAACTGGTGAAATACTTGCATATAGCCAACGTCCGACTTTTAACCCTGAAACAGGTAAAGATTTTGGCAAAAAGTGGGCAAACGATTTATATCAAAATACATATGAACCGGGCTCTACTTTTAAAACATACGGCTTAGCTGCAGCAATTCAAGAAGGTAAATTCAAACCGGATGAAAAGTATAAATCAGGTCATAGAAATATTATGGGCTCTGAAATTTCCGATTGGAATAAAACTGGTTGGGGACGTATACCTATGTCGTTAGGTTTTACTTATTCATCAAATACGTTGATGATGCACTTACAAGATTTGGTTGGTGCCGATAAAATGAAATCTTGGTATGAACGCTTTGGATTTGGCAAAAAAACAGGTGGTATGTTTGATGGAGAAGCTGCAGGTAATATTGGTTGGGCAAATGAATTACAACAAAAAACGTCAGCATTTGGTCAATCCACAACTGTTACCCCTGCTCAAATGATTCAAGCACAATCGGCTTTCTTTAATAAAGGGAATATGCTTAAACCATGGTTTGTAAGTAGTATTGATAATCCAATAACTAAAAAGAATTATTACTCTGGTAAAAAAGAGTTTGCCGGTAAACCAGTAACGGAAGAAACAGCCAATAAAGTTGAAGAAGAACTTGATAAAGTAGTAAATAGTAAGAAGAGTCATGCTATGAATTATCGCGTAAAAGGTTATGATATTGAAGGTAAGACAGGAACAGCACAAGTAGCTGATTCAAATGGAGGCGGTTATGTTAAAGGTGAAAATCCTTACTTTGTAAGCTTCATTGGGGATGCACCTAAGAAAAAACCTAAAGTCATTGTCTATGCAGGTATGAGTCTTGCTCAAAAAAATGATCAAGAAGCATATGAAATGGGTGTGAGCAAAGCATTTAAACCAATTATGGAGAATACGCTGAAATATTTAAATGTTGGAAAATCTAGTGATACTTCATCAAAAACTGACTATAGTAAAGTGCCTAACGTGCAAGGAGATGAAGTTCAAAAAGCAGAGGATAGCGTCAATGCTCAATCTCTTAAACCTATTACGATTGGTAATGGCAAACAAATTAAACAACAATCAGTTAAGTCAGGTACCAAAGTCCTACCACACAGTAAAGTAATGTTAATGACAGACGGGGAATTAACAATGCCGGATATGACCGGATGGACAAAGGAAGATGTACTTGCTTTTGAAGATTTAACGAAAATTAAAGTTTCTACTAAAGGTAATGGATTTGTCACGAATCAAAGTATCTCAAAAGGTCAAATCATTAAAAATAAAGATAAGATAGAAGTGTCATTATCTGCTGAAGATACGGATGATGACCAAGAGAAAACTGATGAGGACTCTTCGGATAACAAATCAAAGAAAGATAAAGCTGATGAGGATCATTCAAATACATCTTCGTCAACTAAGAATGATAAGTCAAACGCCGACTCGAAAAATGATTCTGATGACAGCACAAATGAAACATCAGGTTCTGAGAGAAATAATTAA
- the ftsL gene encoding cell division protein FtsL, with protein MAVEKIYQPYDEATQTSIPQRQPQSSPEKQTVKRKVVVQLTRFEKILYIALITVIALISIYMLSLKMDAYDTRGKIADLDQKIEKQSSENSALKSEIKKNSSYERIYDKAKKQGMSLENDNVKVVRNNGEAKN; from the coding sequence ATGGCTGTAGAAAAAATTTATCAACCTTATGATGAAGCGACACAAACCAGTATCCCACAAAGACAACCACAATCGAGTCCTGAAAAACAAACCGTTAAAAGAAAAGTTGTTGTTCAACTTACTAGATTTGAAAAAATTTTATACATAGCTTTAATAACTGTAATTGCTCTAATAAGTATTTATATGCTATCTTTAAAAATGGATGCGTACGATACGCGAGGAAAAATTGCAGATTTAGATCAAAAAATAGAGAAACAATCTAGTGAGAACAGCGCATTAAAGTCTGAAATTAAGAAAAATTCTTCATATGAACGCATTTACGACAAGGCTAAGAAGCAGGGCATGAGCCTAGAGAACGACAATGTAAAGGTAGTGCGTAATAATGGCGAAGCGAAAAATTAA
- the rsmH gene encoding 16S rRNA (cytosine(1402)-N(4))-methyltransferase RsmH: MFHHVSVMLNETIDYLNIKEDGVYVDCTLGGAGHALYLLNQLNDKGRLIAIDQDLTAIENAKEVLKEHLHKVTFVHNNFRELTNILNELEIEKVDGIYYDLGVSSPQLDVPERGFSYHNDAKLDMRMDQTQSLSAYEVVNQWSYEALVRIFFRYGEEKFSKQIARRIEAHREQQPIETTLELVDVIKEGIPAKARRKGGHPAKRVFQAIRIAVNDELSAFEDSVEQAIECVKVGGRISVITFHSLEDRLCKQIFQEFEKGPDVPRGLPVIPEAYTPKLKRVNRKPITATDDDLNENNRARSAKLRVAEILK; encoded by the coding sequence ATGTTTCATCATGTGAGCGTCATGTTAAACGAAACCATTGATTATTTAAATATTAAAGAAGATGGTGTGTATGTTGACTGTACGTTGGGTGGAGCAGGACATGCCCTCTATTTACTTAATCAATTAAATGATAAAGGTAGACTTATTGCGATTGATCAAGATTTAACAGCCATAGAAAATGCGAAAGAAGTTTTAAAAGAACATTTGCACAAAGTCACTTTTGTTCATAACAACTTTCGAGAATTAACAAATATTTTAAATGAATTAGAAATTGAAAAAGTAGATGGTATTTATTATGACTTAGGTGTTTCAAGCCCGCAATTGGATGTGCCTGAAAGAGGCTTTAGTTATCACAATGATGCGAAACTAGATATGCGAATGGATCAAACACAATCACTTTCTGCGTATGAAGTAGTTAATCAATGGTCTTATGAAGCATTAGTTAGGATTTTCTTTCGTTACGGCGAAGAGAAATTTTCTAAACAGATTGCACGCAGAATTGAAGCCCATCGAGAACAACAACCTATAGAAACAACTTTAGAACTAGTTGATGTCATTAAAGAAGGCATACCAGCGAAAGCAAGACGAAAAGGGGGACATCCTGCGAAACGCGTGTTCCAAGCTATTCGAATTGCTGTGAATGATGAGTTATCAGCTTTTGAAGATTCAGTTGAGCAAGCCATTGAATGTGTGAAGGTCGGAGGTAGAATTTCAGTTATTACTTTCCACTCTTTGGAAGATCGTTTGTGTAAACAAATTTTCCAAGAGTTTGAGAAAGGTCCAGACGTACCAAGAGGTCTACCCGTTATTCCTGAAGCATATACACCTAAGTTAAAACGAGTAAATCGTAAACCGATTACCGCTACTGATGACGATTTAAACGAAAACAATCGAGCACGTAGCGCCAAGTTACGCGTAGCAGAAATATTAAAATAA
- the mraZ gene encoding division/cell wall cluster transcriptional repressor MraZ encodes MFMGEFDHQLDTKGRMIIPSKFRYDLNERFIITRGLDKCLFGYTLEEWQQIEEKMKTLPMTKKDARKFMRMFFSGAVEVELDKQGRINIPQNLRKYANLSKECTVIGVSNRIEIWDRETWNDFYDESEESFEDIAEDLIDFDF; translated from the coding sequence ATGTTCATGGGAGAATTCGATCATCAATTGGATACAAAAGGACGTATGATTATACCGTCCAAGTTTCGTTATGATCTAAATGAACGTTTTATTATCACAAGAGGCCTTGATAAATGTTTATTTGGTTACACTCTAGAAGAGTGGCAGCAAATTGAAGAGAAGATGAAAACCTTACCTATGACAAAAAAAGACGCGCGTAAATTTATGCGTATGTTCTTCTCAGGTGCTGTAGAAGTAGAATTAGATAAACAAGGGCGTATTAATATTCCGCAAAATTTAAGGAAATATGCCAATTTAAGTAAGGAATGTACAGTAATTGGTGTCTCAAATCGTATTGAGATTTGGGACAGAGAAACTTGGAATGATTTCTATGATGAATCTGAAGAAAGTTTCGAAGACATTGCTGAAGATTTAATAGATTTTGATTTTTAA
- the bshC gene encoding bacillithiol biosynthesis cysteine-adding enzyme BshC — protein sequence MKCNTLKLTEQDQFINKIKNSESQITSFYEYDAAKKESFYRRLKTPNNGREFHLSRVIKSYMNELKLTHQQLNNIDALADGAKVVIGGQQAGLFGGPLYTFHKIFSIITLSRQLSEEYDTPIVPVFWIAGEDHDFEEVNHTYAFNNKETTLKKVKYHTMTPPDSNVSRYTPDKNELKASLNHFFKEMKETVHTQDVYQMCVNIINQFDSWTDIFKGLIHEVFKDYGILLIDAQYPELRQMEKPLFKEILEKRNQVDQSFRETQIRTTQQQLPSMIQTETNTHLFIHEDGMRQLLNFDGTYFKLNKTEKRYTKQNLLDIIEREPERISNNVVTRPVVEEWLFNTVAFIGGPSEIKYWAELKGVFDTLNVEMPIVMPRLRITYLYARTKKLLKQYNLSIESVIANGVEQERQRFVREKASNNFINEVEEMKIQQQELYNNLFTYVENNHDNQLLLEKNNQIHLNQYDYLIKRYLLNIERENDISMRQFREISETLHPMGGLQERVWNPLQIMNDFGIDVFSPSTYPPLSYSFDHLIINP from the coding sequence ATGAAGTGTAATACGTTAAAGTTAACTGAACAGGATCAGTTCATTAATAAAATAAAAAATAGTGAATCTCAAATTACATCTTTTTATGAATATGATGCAGCGAAAAAGGAAAGCTTTTATAGAAGATTAAAAACACCTAATAATGGAAGGGAATTTCATTTATCACGAGTGATTAAATCTTACATGAATGAATTAAAGTTAACACATCAGCAGCTGAATAACATAGATGCTTTAGCTGATGGTGCAAAAGTAGTGATTGGTGGACAACAAGCTGGTCTTTTTGGGGGTCCACTGTATACGTTTCATAAGATTTTCTCAATTATAACTTTAAGTCGTCAACTTTCTGAGGAATATGATACTCCTATTGTACCTGTGTTTTGGATTGCAGGTGAGGACCATGATTTTGAAGAGGTGAATCATACGTATGCATTCAATAATAAAGAAACTACCTTGAAAAAAGTAAAGTATCATACGATGACACCACCAGATAGTAATGTTTCAAGATATACTCCTGATAAGAACGAATTAAAAGCATCATTAAATCACTTTTTTAAAGAAATGAAGGAAACTGTACATACTCAAGATGTTTATCAAATGTGCGTCAATATTATTAATCAATTTGATTCATGGACTGATATTTTTAAGGGATTGATACATGAAGTGTTTAAGGATTATGGGATTTTACTTATTGATGCTCAATACCCTGAATTAAGACAGATGGAGAAACCGTTGTTTAAAGAGATATTAGAAAAGAGGAATCAAGTCGATCAATCTTTTCGTGAAACTCAGATACGAACAACTCAACAACAACTTCCATCAATGATACAAACAGAGACAAACACACATTTATTTATCCATGAAGACGGAATGAGACAGCTTTTAAATTTTGATGGCACTTATTTTAAACTGAATAAAACTGAGAAACGTTACACGAAACAAAATTTATTAGATATTATAGAAAGAGAGCCTGAAAGAATTTCTAATAATGTTGTTACTCGTCCAGTTGTAGAGGAATGGTTGTTTAACACAGTAGCATTTATCGGAGGTCCAAGCGAAATCAAATATTGGGCAGAATTAAAAGGTGTTTTCGATACGTTAAATGTAGAAATGCCTATTGTTATGCCAAGATTAAGAATCACGTATTTGTATGCTAGAACTAAAAAGTTATTAAAACAATATAATTTATCGATAGAGTCTGTCATTGCTAATGGAGTAGAACAGGAACGTCAACGTTTTGTTCGTGAAAAAGCATCAAATAATTTTATAAATGAAGTAGAAGAAATGAAAATTCAGCAACAAGAACTTTATAACAATTTATTCACCTATGTGGAAAATAACCATGACAACCAACTTCTTTTAGAAAAAAATAATCAAATTCATCTCAATCAGTACGATTATTTAATCAAACGGTACTTACTGAATATTGAAAGAGAAAATGATATAAGTATGCGACAGTTTAGAGAAATTAGTGAAACACTCCATCCAATGGGTGGTCTACAAGAAAGAGTTTGGAATCCACTTCAAATTATGAATGATTTTGGGATAGATGTGTTCAGTCCCTCCACCTATCCACCACTTTCTTACTCGTTTGATCATTTGATTATAAATCCTTGA
- a CDS encoding N-acetyltransferase, with amino-acid sequence MGEVKHLQINYKTDELFADFREFGNKNLYMIEELKGQMIDASSDSPFYGIFVGNKLVARMALLDKGEVEETYFPNSNDYILLWKLEVLDTYQRRGYAKQLLNFAKENKKPIKAIARNNSKEFFLKQGFKDVETKNPEGHDILIWNP; translated from the coding sequence ATGGGTGAAGTTAAACATTTACAAATCAATTACAAAACAGATGAGCTTTTCGCTGATTTCAGAGAATTTGGTAACAAGAACCTATATATGATTGAGGAGTTAAAGGGACAAATGATTGATGCAAGTTCCGATTCTCCTTTTTATGGAATTTTTGTTGGTAATAAATTAGTTGCGAGAATGGCATTACTTGATAAAGGAGAAGTAGAAGAAACCTATTTCCCTAATAGCAATGACTATATTCTTCTTTGGAAATTAGAAGTATTAGATACGTACCAAAGACGTGGATATGCTAAGCAACTATTAAACTTTGCTAAAGAAAATAAAAAACCAATTAAAGCTATTGCTAGAAATAACTCAAAAGAATTCTTTTTAAAACAGGGTTTTAAAGATGTAGAAACCAAAAATCCTGAGGGGCACGACATCTTAATATGGAATCCATAA
- a CDS encoding YjjG family noncanonical pyrimidine nucleotidase — protein sequence MKFKNILFDFDDTLVDFYDAEKKAFYNLAQKYNHQPTQQDFEHFKKVNQAHWEAFQQNKLTKDEVLSQRFINYFNDYQIHVNGKEADKCFRAELAMAPVKLFDHTLEVIQQLKLNHSLYIVTNGVTETQLRRIAQTQFNEIFQDVFISEKAGFQKPMTEFFDFVFEHIGENNRNQTLIVGDSLTSDILGGKNANISTCWFNIRQKENHTSIQPDYIINDLSEMIRIVE from the coding sequence ATGAAATTCAAAAATATATTATTTGATTTCGACGATACATTAGTGGATTTTTATGACGCTGAGAAAAAAGCGTTTTATAATTTAGCACAGAAATACAATCATCAGCCAACTCAACAGGATTTCGAACATTTTAAGAAAGTGAACCAAGCGCATTGGGAAGCATTTCAACAAAATAAATTGACTAAAGATGAAGTGCTGTCACAACGATTTATTAATTATTTTAATGACTATCAAATTCATGTAAATGGAAAAGAAGCTGATAAGTGCTTTAGAGCTGAATTAGCAATGGCACCAGTTAAATTATTTGATCATACATTAGAAGTTATACAACAATTAAAATTAAATCATTCTCTCTATATAGTAACCAATGGTGTAACAGAAACACAGCTACGACGAATTGCTCAGACACAATTTAATGAAATATTTCAAGATGTCTTTATATCTGAAAAAGCTGGATTTCAAAAGCCGATGACAGAGTTCTTCGATTTTGTGTTTGAACATATCGGAGAGAATAACAGGAATCAAACTCTAATTGTGGGAGATTCTTTAACGTCTGACATATTAGGTGGTAAAAATGCTAATATATCAACATGTTGGTTTAATATTAGACAAAAAGAAAACCATACGTCTATTCAACCGGATTATATCATTAATGATTTATCAGAAATGATTCGCATTGTTGAGTGA
- a CDS encoding beta-class phenol-soluble modulin, which yields MSKLAEAIANTVKAAQDQDWTKLGTSIVDIVESGVSVLGKIFGF from the coding sequence ATGTCAAAATTAGCAGAAGCTATTGCAAATACAGTAAAAGCAGCACAAGACCAAGATTGGACTAAATTAGGAACTAGTATCGTTGATATCGTAGAAAGTGGCGTTAGCGTATTAGGTAAAATCTTCGGTTTCTAA
- a CDS encoding beta-class phenol-soluble modulin, which yields MSKLAEAIANTVKAAQDQDWTKLGTSIVDIVESGVSVLGKIFGF from the coding sequence ATGTCAAAATTAGCAGAAGCTATTGCAAATACAGTAAAAGCAGCACAAGATCAAGATTGGACTAAATTAGGAACTAGTATCGTTGACATCGTAGAAAGTGGCGTTAGCGTATTAGGTAAAATCTTCGGATTTTAA
- a CDS encoding beta-class phenol-soluble modulin, translated as MEQLFDAIRSVVDAGINQDWSQLASGIAGIVENGVSIISKLLGQ; from the coding sequence ATGGAACAATTATTTGACGCAATTAGAAGTGTAGTAGATGCAGGAATCAACCAAGATTGGTCTCAATTAGCTTCAGGCATCGCTGGTATTGTTGAAAATGGTGTTAGTATTATTTCTAAATTATTAGGTCAATAA
- a CDS encoding beta-class phenol-soluble modulin — MKLFNAFKDILEAAITNDGTQLGASIVNIIESSVDMVNRFLGN; from the coding sequence ATGAAATTATTTAACGCTTTTAAAGACATCTTAGAAGCAGCCATCACTAACGATGGCACTCAATTAGGGGCAAGTATTGTTAACATCATAGAAAGTAGCGTTGATATGGTGAATCGATTTTTGGGAAATTAG
- a CDS encoding YfcE family phosphodiesterase, with protein MSKWIILSDNHKETGILYHIYELHKDADKFLHLGDSEFSYNDTELSLYQRVKGNCDFYPEFLEEEITEENGIRAFYTHGHLYQVNQTRMKLAEKAKELGCLFAFYGHTHVAKYEQIGGIHVINPGSISQSRSQIEETFAELVYKEDENTIILNFRNRENQIIETVKIEF; from the coding sequence ATGTCTAAGTGGATTATTCTTAGTGATAATCACAAAGAAACAGGTATCTTATATCATATTTATGAACTACATAAAGATGCAGATAAATTTTTACATTTAGGGGATTCTGAATTTAGTTATAATGACACAGAACTTAGTTTGTATCAGCGTGTGAAAGGTAATTGTGATTTTTATCCAGAGTTTTTAGAAGAAGAAATCACTGAAGAAAACGGAATCCGTGCCTTTTATACTCATGGACATCTTTATCAAGTAAACCAAACACGAATGAAACTGGCTGAAAAGGCAAAAGAATTAGGATGTTTGTTTGCCTTTTATGGACATACACATGTTGCAAAATATGAGCAAATAGGTGGTATCCATGTAATTAATCCTGGTAGTATTTCTCAATCACGTAGTCAAATTGAAGAAACTTTTGCCGAACTCGTATACAAGGAAGATGAAAATACCATCATTTTGAATTTTAGAAATAGAGAAAATCAGATCATTGAAACAGTTAAGATTGAATTTTAG
- a CDS encoding XTP/dITP diphosphatase, which yields MEDIVIATNNQGKINDFKAIFKNQHVIGISELIEDFDVEETGATFEENARLKSEAAAHALNKRVIADDSGLEVFALNGEPGVYSARYAGLGKNDEDNIEKLLTNLEDVQDRRAQFVCVISMSAPNEKTKTFKGTVSGVITTERHGKNGFGYDPIFFVPELNKTMAEITNDEKGKISHRGNAIRLLKEYLEGEQHV from the coding sequence ATGGAAGATATTGTTATTGCAACTAATAATCAAGGTAAGATAAACGATTTTAAAGCTATTTTTAAAAATCAACATGTTATTGGAATTTCTGAGTTAATTGAGGATTTTGATGTAGAAGAAACAGGTGCCACATTTGAAGAAAACGCTAGGTTAAAATCCGAAGCGGCAGCACATGCATTAAATAAGCGTGTCATTGCAGATGATAGTGGACTTGAAGTGTTCGCATTAAATGGAGAACCAGGCGTATATTCAGCTCGCTATGCAGGATTAGGTAAGAATGATGAAGATAATATTGAAAAGTTGTTAACGAACTTAGAAGATGTTCAAGACCGTCGTGCTCAATTTGTTTGTGTGATTAGTATGAGTGCGCCTAATGAAAAAACAAAAACATTTAAAGGAACAGTTTCTGGAGTGATAACAACTGAACGACATGGAAAGAATGGTTTTGGTTATGATCCAATATTTTTTGTCCCAGAATTAAATAAAACGATGGCGGAAATTACAAATGATGAAAAGGGTAAAATCAGTCATCGTGGAAATGCTATTCGACTGTTAAAAGAATATTTAGAGGGTGAACAACATGTCTAA
- the racE gene encoding glutamate racemase, which yields MNKPIGVIDSGVGGLTVAKEIMRQLPNETIYYLGDIARCPYGPRPGEEVKKFTTELAQKLMEFDIKMLVIACNTATAVALNYLQNILPIPVIGVIEPGARTAIMTTKNQNVLVLGTEGTIKSEAYRTHIKKINPNVNVYSVACPGFVPLVEQMRYKDPTITNIVIHQTLKQWRNSDADTVILGCTHYPLLYQPIYEYFSGTKTVISSGLETAREVSALLTFSNEHASYTEHPQHRFFATGDTTHIKNIIDEWLNMKVEVQRITVDDS from the coding sequence ATGAATAAACCTATTGGAGTCATTGATTCAGGTGTTGGTGGTCTTACTGTAGCTAAAGAAATTATGAGACAGTTACCAAATGAAACTATTTATTATTTAGGTGATATAGCACGGTGTCCATATGGTCCAAGACCAGGAGAAGAAGTTAAAAAATTCACAACGGAACTAGCTCAAAAATTGATGGAATTTGATATAAAAATGCTAGTTATTGCTTGCAATACTGCTACGGCAGTTGCATTAAATTATTTACAAAACATATTACCTATTCCTGTCATTGGTGTTATCGAACCTGGAGCAAGAACTGCTATAATGACTACAAAAAATCAAAATGTATTAGTTTTAGGAACTGAAGGAACAATTAAATCAGAAGCGTATCGCACACATATAAAAAAGATAAATCCAAATGTGAATGTCTATAGTGTTGCATGTCCGGGCTTTGTTCCTCTAGTTGAACAAATGCGCTATAAAGACCCTACAATTACTAATATTGTGATTCATCAAACGTTGAAGCAATGGAGAAACAGTGATGCGGACACGGTTATTTTAGGATGCACGCACTATCCGTTGTTATATCAGCCTATTTATGAATATTTTAGTGGTACTAAAACAGTTATCTCATCTGGCTTAGAAACAGCAAGAGAAGTAAGTGCATTACTCACGTTTAGCAATGAGCATGCCAGTTACACAGAACATCCCCAACATAGATTTTTTGCGACTGGTGACACCACACATATTAAAAATATTATTGATGAATGGTTAAATATGAAAGTTGAAGTTCAAAGAATAACTGTAGATGATTCATAG